The Arachis ipaensis cultivar K30076 chromosome B07, Araip1.1, whole genome shotgun sequence genome includes a window with the following:
- the LOC107606378 gene encoding cytochrome b5 yields MVITNFNGVGVGFGFGVGCGFGVGWGFGGMPLNFLGLGAGGGCGVGVGLGWGFGTAYGSKYRSSRITFQGMEFDNKVEKGNPNELSKASTEINQHKSKKACWLVINGRVLGVTKFLEEHPGGKEVLMELAGKDATKEFDAIGHSKGAQNLVLKHQVSVLQGATIEEVEAKDHVADTESKNKEMSSFVIKEDPKSMSETLYEFFVPVLVATFYFGYRLLTRANPHI; encoded by the exons atggTCATCACTAATTTCAACGGAGTTGGCGTCGGATTTG GTTTCGGAGTAGGTTGCGGTTTCGGTGTAGGATGGGGTTTCGGAG GTATGCCATTGAACTTCTTGGGTCTTGGTGCAG GTGGAGGCTGTGGCGTTGGAGTAGGACTTGGTTGGGGGTTTGGTACTGCTTATGGTAGCAAGTATCGGTCATCACGGATCACATTTCAGGGAATGGAATTTGACAATAAGGTGGAGAAAGGCAACCCCAATGAGTTATCTAAAGCTAGCACAGAAATAAA CCAACACAAATCCAAGAAAGCTTGTTGGCTTGTGATCAATGGCAGA GTATTGGGTGTCACGAAGTTCTTGGAGGAACACCCCGGCGGCAAAGAGGTGTTGATGGAGTTAGCAGGCAAGGATGCAACGAAGGAGTTCGATGCAATTGGACACAGCAAAGGAGCACAGAACTTGGTCCTTAAGCACCAGGTGAGTGTCCTGCAAGGTGCCACCATAGAAGAGGTAGAAGCCAAGGACCATGTTGCGGATACGGAGTCCAAGAACAAAGAGATGAGTTCGTTCGTTATAAAAGAGGATCCCAAGTCCATGTCTGAGACACTTTACGAGTTCTTTGTTCCAGTTCTTGTTGCCACATTCTATTTTGGCTACCGATTACTTACCAGAGCAAACCCACACATTTAG